The DNA segment CTCGCGCAGATGGTGTACTTCATCTACCTCCAGGCGCCGTTCACTGGCGGCGAAAACGGCCTGCACGGCATACCCCGTGGCAAGTTGTTCGGACTGGTGGACTTGAAGAACGACCTGGCCCTGTACTACTTCGTCTTGGCGATCGTCGTCGGCGGCTACCTGCTGATCCAGCGAACCGTGCACTCCCCCTTCGGCCAGGTGCTGCGCGCCATTCGCGAGAACGAGCCGCGCGCCATCTCCCTGGGCTACAACGTCGATGCCTACAAGCTACTGGCGTTCGTCCTGTCCAGCGGCCTCGCCGGCCTGGCTGGCGCCACCAAGACCGTGGTGTTCCAGTTCGCCAGCCTGACCGATGCACACTGGCACATGTCCGGCGAAGTCATCCTGATGACGCTGCTCGGCGGCGTTGGCACCCTGCTCGGCCCAGTGGTGGGATCGAGCCTCGTGGTCTGGCTGCATCACCTGCTCGGCGGCAGCGCACTGGGCAGCTGGATGGGCGTGATCCTCGGCGTGATCTTCGTGCTCTGCGTGCTGCTGTTCCGCGCCGGAATCGTCGGATACGTGCGGCTATTCGTCGAACGCAACCTGCGCTAACAACCGACCAGGGCCCACGCCTCCGCGGCGTGGGCCCTGGGGCGCCCCCTTCCGGCCTACCCGCTGGAAAAATGGCGGCCAGCCGACAGATGACCTCAAATATTTATGACAACATATTGATATTTATTTTGAGCAATCTTAGGTTTTACACACTCACCAACTGACCGCACAAACCAAAGACACCGTGAATCCTGCGAGATAACGCTCGTAGCAGGACGACTCATGGCTACCAACAAAAACAAGTAAAGGTAAACACCATGCACATTGATCGTCGAATTCAACTCAACGTACTAGCCCTGCTCGGACTCGCGCCTCTCGCGGCCCAGGCCGGTTTCATCGAAGACAGCCAGTTGAGTCTGGAAACCCGCAATTTCTACATGAACCGCGACTACCGCGACGCCGACAAGCCAGACACCCCGCGCTTTCGCGGCGAGCCCAAGGCCAAGGCCGAGGAGTGGGCCCAGGGATTCATGCTGCGCTACAGCTCCGGCTTCACCGAGGGCACCTTCGGGCTGGGCGTCGACGGCCTGGGGCTGCTGGGGGTGAAACTGGACTCCGGGCGCGGTACCAGCGGCACCGGTGCCCTGCAGGTACAACGCGACGGCGAGGTGTCCGACGAGTTTTCGTTCTTCGGCCCGACCGCCAAGGCGCGGCTGGGCAAATCCGTGCTCACGGTGGGCACCCATGCCCCCACCCTGCCCATTGCCTTCCGCAATGACACCCGACTGCTGCCGCAGACCTTCCAGGGCGCGCAGATCGTCTCCAGCGACCTTGACAAGCTCACCCTCACCGCTGGCCAGTTCCGCGCCACGCGCCTGCGCAACTCCAGCGACTACGAGGACATGAACATGTTCGCCGACGGTGCTGTCGGCGGCGTGGCCAGCGACCGTTTCAACTACGCCGGCGCCACCTGGGCGCCCTCCTCCAGCCTGACGACCACCTACTATCAGGCCGAGCTGAAGGACAACTACCGGCAGCACTACGCCAACCTGCTGCATGCATTGCCAATGGCCGAGGGGCTAAGCCTGAAGTCTGACATCCGCTATTTCCGCAGCACGGACGAAGGCCGCACCACGGTGGACAACCGCAACCTCGGGGCCATGTTCACCCTCATGTACCGAGGCCATGCTCTGGGCTTCGCCTACCAGGACCAGAGGGGCGACACCGGCCAGCCCTTCATCGCCGGCGGCACCGACCCCTGGACGCTGAACACCGTCACCTACCACCACTTCCTGCGCGCTCGCGAGGACTCCTGGCAGCTGCGCTACGACTACGACTTCGCGGCCATGGGCATCCCCGGTCTGTCGCTGATGACCCGCTACGTCTCCGGCGACAACTTCGAGATCGGCGGACAGGACGCGCGGGAATGGGAGCGCAACACGGACATCGCGTACGTGGTGCAAGGCGGGCCGCTCAAGGGCCTCAGCCTGCGCTGGCGCAACGTCACCTACCGTGGCAGCCACACCACGGACATCGACGAGAACCGCTTCATCGTCGGATACACCTTCAAGTTCTGGTAAGCACCCGGGAGAGCCAGCATGCATGTCGACGCCGCCATCCGTTCACGCAAATCCGTCCGCCGCTTCCAGCCCTGGCCGGTGCCGCAACACACCATCCGGCAACTGCTGGAACTGGCAGCGCGCGCCCAGCGGGAACAACATCCAGCCCTGGCAGGTGCATGTTGTCACCGGAGCGAAGAAGCAGGCGCTGTGCGAGGCGATTCTCCAGCAGGCGCAGGCCGGCGATCCGGGTGAAGCGGAATACCGCTACTACCCGGACCAGTGGCGCGAACCTTATCTGGCACGGCGCCGAGAGGTGGGCTTCGGCCTTTACCAGGCGCTGGGCATCGACCGCCATGACCTCGACGCGCGCCGCCAGCAGGAACTCTGCAACTACAGCTTCTTTGACGCACCCGTTGGCCTGCTGATCAGCCTGGACCGACGCCTGAACACCGGCAGCTACCTGAATCTCGGCATGTTCATCCAGACCTTCATGCTCGCCGCCCGCGGCAAGGGGCTGCACACCTGTGCGCAAGCGGCATTTTCCTGGTATCACGAAGTGGTCCGCCAGCATGTCCCGCTGCCGCCAGAGCATATCCTGGTCTGTGGCATCGCTCTCGGCCACGCGGATACCGAAGCGGCCGCGAATGCATTTGCCACGGCCCGCGAACCGGTGTCGACCTTCGCTTCCTTCCACGGTTTCGAATCCATTAGCCAAGCCTGAGCGCTGGAAAGATCCCATGTCCGCTGACACCGAGCACGTCATCCGCCAGGCCGCCATTGAACTGATCGCCTGCCAAGGCTACGAGGCGATGACCCTGCGTGGGCTCGCCGCCCACGCCGGAGTGAACGCAAGCACCCTGTATCTATACTTCAAGGGCAAACAAGAACTGCTGGCCAGCCTAGTACTGGACTATTACGAAGACCTCCTCGATGCCTGGCTGGAAACGAAGCCGACCGCCGTCCCCGCTAGGAACGCGTGGTCGGCGTTTGTCGGTTTCCATGTCGGCCGGCACTTGAGCAACCGCCAGTTGGGCCTGCTGGGAAACCTGGAGATCCGCTGCCTGGATGGAGCCGGCCTACAGAACGTGAAACGCGCACGTCGCCGTTATCTGGAGGAAATCCAGACGCTCATCCGGCAAGGCGTCGCAGAGGGAGTTTTCGAATGCCCGGAGCCCAAATTGTCCGCCAACATTCTCTTCAATCTTCTGACCCACGCCTGCGCCTGGTATCGGGACGAAGGCCGCCTCTCCCGGGAGGAAATAAGCGTGCATTATCAGGCACTGACCTCAAGGATGCTGGCACCGGCAGCAATTGAACCCGGAACCAGTAGCAATGGCTGCTCCTGACTTTGGTACCTTGAGGACCAGACAGAAGGTGCGAGCCACACCCAACTATGAGAGGGCCCACTCCATCACTTTGGGGAAGAGAAGCCATCCCCCAATGCCGCTTCTGGCCCCTCGAAAAGGCAGCTATCGGCCCAGGCTGTGTGAAAACGTCGTCCTCGCCTAGAGTTGCTGAAGCAACGTCAGCGGGGGCGACGTATGAAGCGATTCATCGAGGAGGCAAGCCGGACGCATGTCAGTTTGCTGCCCGAATGCCTGGAGGATTTCGTCGCCGAAGACAACCCGATCCGGGTGGTCGAAGCCTTCGTCGAGCAACTCGACCTGGTGACCCTGGAATTCGATGGGGTGGCGCCGGCGGCAACCGGTCGGCCGTCCTACCATCCCGCGGTGCTGCTGAAGATCTACCTCTACGGTTACCTCAACCGCATCCAGTCCAGCCGACGCCTGGAGCGTGAATGTCAGCGCAACCTCGAACTGATGTGGCTGACCGGACGACTCGCGCCAGACTTCAAAACCATCGCCGACTTCCGCCGTGACAATGGTAAAGCCATCCGCAACGTCTGCCGGCAGTTCGTCGTGCTCTGTCGTCAACTCGACCTGTTCTCGCAGTCGCTGGTGGCCATCGACGGCAGCAAGTTCAAAGCCGTCAACAACCGTGATCGCAACTTCACTCCGGGCAAGATCCGCGCCCGCATGGAGCAGATCGAGAGAAGCATCGAGCGCTACTTGGCGGCAATGGATACCGCCGACCGGACGCAATCCGATGTCGCCGAAGCCAAGGCCAGCCGCCTGCAGGACAAGCTCGAAAAGCTCAAGCAGCAGATGCAGGCACTCAAGGAAATGGAGCAGCAGTTGCGTGAAGCACCGGACGGGCAGGTCTCGCTGACCGATCCAGATGCGCGATCCATGGCCACCCGTGGCAGAGGCACCGGCGTGGTCGGCTACAACGTGCAGACGGCCGTCGATACTCAGCATCACCTCATCGTCGCCCATGAGGTCACCAATGTCGGCCATGATCGCTCCGCACTGGCGACAATGGCCGAGCAGGCGCGTAGCGCCATCGGGGTTGAAGGCCTTACCGTCGTCGCCGACCGTGGTTATTTCAAGGGCGAAGAAATACTTGCTTGCGACCAATCTGGCATCACCGCCTATGTCCCTAAGCCGCTGACATCCAATAGCAAGGCAGATGGGCGCTTCGGCAAGCAGGATTTTGTGTATGTGCCGGAGAAGAATGAGTACCGCTGTCCCGCGGGGCAGAGCCTGATCTATCGCTACACGAATCTCGAGGCCGGCCTGACGACACATGCGTACTGGAGCTCGAACTGCAAGCAATGTGCAATCCGATCGCAATGCACCAGTGAGCCATTCAGGCGAGTTCGACGCTGGGAGCACGAGGACGTCATCAATGCCATGCAGCATCGCCTCGATCATCAACCAGAGATGACGGGCATCCGCCGCCAGACCGTCGAGCACCCGTTTGGCACGCTCAAGCACTGGATGGGCGCGACGCACTTCCTGACCAAAACGCTACCCCGAGTGAGCACGGAGATGAGCCTGCATGTGCTCGCTTACAACCTCAAACGGTTGATGAGCATCATGGGCATCCGCGGAGCGGTGGCGGCCTTGCAGTCCTGAGGAGGACTTTTTTCACGTTCATTGCCGTCTCCCGATGCCATCGGAGACCTCTGAGACCTACTACTGTTGCCGCTGACCGAAAACTGACCCAGTAAAGCCCGTTGTGCTGACTGAAAACTGACCCAGGTGTTCCACTGCACCTGCTCAATTTTTGAGCAGGAGAACACAGGGTGATCAGCATGGAAATGATGGGCAAAATTCGGCGGATGTACTTTCGCGACAAGCTGTCTGCGGATTCCACGCTATCCGGCCACCCAGTCCAGGCTTATCCGGCCGGGCACTCCACGCACATCCGGCCACCTGTTCCACGCACATCCGGCCGGGCAGTCGGAGCGCAGCGACGCAGGGCTGGCATTGTTAGTCTGAGGCGCCCAGCGCCGTCAATTTCTTCGCCCGCTTACGCATCGATTCGCCCTTGAGATTGATCCGATACGCGTTGTGCACCAGGCGGTCGAGGATGGCGTCGGCCAGGGTCGGATCGCCGATCAGTTCGTGCCAGTTGTCCACCGGCATTTGGCTGGTCACGATGGTCGAGCGCTGGCCGTAGCGGTCGTCCAGCAACTCCAGCATGTCGCGACGCTGTTCGGCGGTAAAGGGAGCCAGGCCCCAGTCATCGAGGATCAGCAGGTCGGTCTTGGCGTAGCTGCTCATCAGCTTGGCGAAGCGCCCGTCACCGTGGGCCAGGCCCAGTTCTTCCAGCAAGCGCGGCAGGCGCAGGTATCGCACGCGGTAGCCGTCCCGGCAGGCCTGGTGGGCCAGGGCGCAGGCCAGCCAGGTTTTGCCGACACCGGTGGGGCCGCCGATGATCAGGTTAAGGCCGTCGCGTAGCCACTGGCCGCTGCTCAGTTGCAGGATCAGCGCCTTGTCGAGCCCGCGTGGACTGCGGTAGTCGAGGTCTTCGAGGCAGGCGTTGTGGCGCAGCCTGGCCTGACGCAGGCGGCTGCTCAGGCGCTTGTCGTCGCGCTCGGTCAACTCGCGGTCGACCAGCAGGCCGAGCCGTTCCTCGAAGCTCAGGCTGTCGATATCAGGCGTTTTCAATTGCTCGGCGAGGGCCTTGAGCATGCCGTGCAGGCGCAGGGTCTGGAGCTTGTCCAAGGTCGGATGGGGCAGCATGGTGGGATTCCTTGGGTTCAGTGGTAGTAGCCGGGGCCACGCAGGTTGGCGTGATCGTCCGGCAGCAGGGGCAGGTGCTGCTGGGCCAATGGCAGGTTTTCTAGGCCCTGGCGCAGGATCGACTCGAGGCTCTTGTAGCTGCACGCACCGAGGCTGAGGGCGCGGCGGCAGGCCAACTCCAAGCGCGCCTCGCCATGGGTTTTACCGAGGCGCAGGATGCCCAGGCAGGCCCGGTAGCCATGAGTCGGATGGATGCGTCGTTCGAGGATGTACTGGATCACCCCGGCGGTGTGCGGGCCAGTCTGCTCGGCCCAGCGCACCAGCCGCTGCGGCGTCCACTCGGCATGCTCGCGATGGCTTTGGGGCATGTGCTCGGTCTGCGTGCTGTGCCGGCCTTTGTGCAGCGAGCGCAGGTGGCTGGCCACCCGCTGGTTGGCGTGGAAGCACTCGACGGTACGCGCCGTTAGGCGCACCTCCAGTTGCTGCTTCACCAACTGGTAAGGCACCGAGTAGTAATGCCCCTCGACCTCGACGTGGTAGTCGATGTGCACCCGGGCCTTCTTCCACTCGGCATAGATGTAGGGTTGCTCCGGTAGCGAGCGCAGCGCGGGTCGATCCAGGGCCTCAAAGGCCGATTGCCGGGAGCCTGGCAGCTTGCGAAACGGTCGCCGGTTGAGCCGCTCCAGCAGCGTTGCGATGGCCGTGTTGAGTTCATCCAGGGAGAAGAACTGGCGGTTCCTCAGCGCGGCGAGGATCCAGCGCTCGACCACCTGCACGCCGACTTCGGCCTTGGCCTTGTCGCGCGGCTTGCGCGCCCGCGCGGGCAGCACCGCCACGCCATAGTGCTCGGCCAAGTCGCGGTAGCTGGGGTTGATGTCCGGCTCGTAGCGATGGGGCTTGCTCACCGCGCTGCGTAGGTTGTCCGGCACCACGATCTCGGGCACCCCGCCGAGGAAGGCGAAACAGCGGGCATGGGAGCCCAGCCAGTCCGGCAGCCGCTGTGACCAGGTGGCTTCGGCGAAGGTGTAGCTGGAAGCGCCGAGCACCGCGACGAACACCTGCGCCTGACGGATCTCGCCGCTGTGGCGGTCGATCACCGGTACCGTCTGCCCGGCGTAGTCGACGAACAGTTTCTCGCCGACGCGATGCTCCTGGCGCATCACCACATCCAGCTTGCCCTGCCAGGCCCGGTAGTGTTCGCAGAACCAGCTGTACTGAAAGCCCTGCGGCTGGCTCAGGCGGTACTCCTGCCAGAGCAGCGCCAGGGTCACACCAGGTCGGCGCAGTTCGGCATGCACCCAGGCCCAGTCGGGCAGTGGCCGCTGCTCGCTGGGCACCACCGGAGGCGGTGGAAACAGCTGGCGTTCCAACTCGGCATCGGACAACGAACAGGGCCAGTTGAAGCCGCTGGCAGCAAAGCGGTTGAGGTAATCGCCGACGGTGGCGCGACCGATCTGCACGCTGACCGCAATCTGGCGAGCCGATAGTCCGACCTCGAATTTGAGGCGCAGTACTTCGCGAATCTTACGCATGGATAAACGCTCCACGACGACCTCTCTGCTTCGAAAAAGAGGCCGATGGTAGTGAAGAAATCCTGCGTGGCTGCCTGCCCAGGAGGGTGGCCGGATGGCCGTGGAATCAGTGGCCGGATGCGCGTGGAATGGGTGGCCGGATCACCGTGGAATCGGTGGCCGGATGCTCATGGAATGGGTGGCCGAATGGCCGTGGAATCCGCAAGCTGTCCTTGCATGAGATAGCCAAGCGTACCGGGCTGTCGCGTAACACCATCCGAAAATGGGTCAGAGCACCTGAGTCAACGCAGCCGGTCTACCAGCGGCGGGCCGTGTTCAACAAGCTCAGCCCCTTTCACGAGACGTTGGAGCAGGCACTCCGGGCTGATGCCTTCAGGGCGAAGCAGAATCGCCGGAGCGCCAAGGCGTTGCTGTTGATGATCCGGGCTGAAGGGTATGACGGCGGCTATAGCCAGCTCACCGCCTTCATCCGTCACTGGCGTGGTGAACAAGGCAAGGCGGTACGCGCCTTTGTGCCGTTGGCGTTCGCGCTGGGTGAGGCCTTTCAGTTTGATTGGAGCGAGGAAGGGATGCTGATTGGCGGCATCTTCCGACGCATCCAGGTCTCTCACATGAAGCTGTGTGCCAGTCGTGCCTTCTGGTTGGTGGCCTACCCCAGCCAGGGACATGAAATGCTGTTCGATGCCCACACCCGCTCATTCGCCGCACTGGGCGGGGTACCCCGGCGCGGCATCTACGACAACATGAAGACGGCGGTCGACAAGGTCAGCAAGGGCAAAGGTCGGACGGTCAATGCCCGCTTCACAGTGATGTGTTCGCACTACCTGTTCGATCCCGACTTCTGCAACGTCGCTTCCGGCTGGGAAAAAGGCATCGTCGAAAAGAACGTGCAGGATAGCCGGCGCCGCATCTGGTTGGACGCCCGAGCCTGCACCTTTCACAGCTTCGAAGAGCTGAATGCCTGGCTCGCTCAGCGCTGTCGAGCATTGTGGGGCGAGTTGGTGCACCCGCAGTACAACGGGCTGACGGTGGCGGAAGTCCTGGAGTTGGAGCGGGTGGAAATGATGCCGATGCCCACCGCCTTCGATGGCTACGTCGAACGCACGGTTCGCGTCTCCAGCACCTGCCTGATCAGCGTGGCACGCAACCGCTATTCAGTCCCGTGTGAACGCGTTGGCCAGTGGGTCAGTAGCCGGCTCTATCCCGCTCGGATCGTCGTGATGGCCGATGACGGCATGATTGCCAGTCATGAGCGCCTGTTTGATCGAGACCAGGTCAGCTATGACTGGCAGCACTACATCCCGCTGATCGAGCGCAAACCCGGTGCCTTGCGCAACGGCGCCCCGTTTGCTGATTTGCCTAAGCCATTGCGCCTGCTCAGGCAGGGGCTGAGGCGACACGCCCAGGGCGATCGGATCATGACCCAGGTGCTGGCGGCTGTTCCCATTGCCGGCCTGGATGCCGTGCTGGTCGCCGTGGAACTGGTACTGCAATCCGGCAGCCTGAGTGCCGATCACATCCTTAACGTCGTGGCCCGTTTGACGTCGACTGAAGCCCCGCCCTCGGTCGAGACCAGCCTGCCACTCAAGGTCGCCCCTGTCGCCAATACGGCGCGCTATGACCGACTGCGCAGCACCGATGAGGAGGTGCGCAATGCGTGATCTGACCGACGAACTCAAAGGGCTGCGTTTGCATGGTATGGCCAACGCTTGGGCAGAGCTGGCCGCGCAAGGCGAATCCACCACGGCGTCATCCAAATGGTTGCTCGAACATCTGCTCGAACAGGAGCATGCCGACCGCGCCGTGCGCTCAGTGAGCCACCAGATGAACATGGCCAAGCTCCCCCTGCACCGCGACTTGGCTGGCTTCGACTTCAGTGCCTCCAGTGCCGACGCCAGGCTGGTCAAGGAACTGTCCAGTTTGACGTTTACGGACACCGCGCAGAATGTGGTGTTCATCGGTGGCCCGGGGACGGGGAAAACGCACCTGGCGACGGCACTGGCCGTATCTGGCATCACACAGCACAACAAGCGGGTGCGCTTCTACTCCACGGTCGACCTGGTCAACCTGCTGGAGCGAGAAAAACACGAGGGCAAGGCGGGACGCATCACCCGGGGGCTGCTGCGAACGGATCTGGTGATCCTCGATGAGCTGGGGTATTTGCCCTTCAGCCAAAGCGGTGGCGCGCTGCTGTTTCACCTGCTCTCCAAGCTGTACGAGCACACCAGCGTGATCATCACCACCAACCTCAGCTTCGCCGAATGGTCGAGTGTGTTTGGTGACGCGAAGATGACCACGGCGCTGCTGGATCGGCTGACGCATCACTGTCACATCGTCGAAACCGGCAACGAATCCTACCGCTTGCAACACAGCAGTCTGGTTGCCCAGACCAAGATCCAGGCACGGGAGCGCAAGCGCACCGATGTCGTGGAGCCGGAGGACGATCCCTTTTGAGCCGGTCGAAGCGACCTCACCACAGGATGCATTGGGTGGGGTCAGCTTCGTTTACCCACCTGACGACTGCTAGGCTTATCCACAATTGCTGAGGTGAAAATCAGCAAGCCGCCCTGGGTCATTTTTCAATCGGCAGGGTGGGTCAGTTTTCAATCAGCGCCGACACCCAGTGCCCACGCGGTGGCCGAGGCACATTCATTTGCGTGCACACACGCGCCATAAAGCTGGAGGAAACGCCGTGATGCTCAGCGATCTTGGTCATTGGACGTTGCCAAACCTCTGCGTACAACTCCTCACGAGTGACCGGCCCGCCAGGGCTTGAATTTGGTTGTTCGAACACCTCTGCAGAAGACATACATCGATCCTTAAGCCCCAATATGACCAGGTCCGCCAAGCCAACAGATGGCAAGTCGGCCCGAAACCGCCAGGGCACCAATTATCCAAGTGCCTCTGTTGTACCAAACCCTCCCCGGCCCTCTCCACCGTGTTGTTTGCCCAATGGGTAGCAGCCAGCATCTGCACGTGAAACGGGGCAACGAGGAGAAGGACAGCCATGCCCGCAACAACCGAGCAACGCCCTGCCCGCTTGATCGCTTGCATGCCCCGGATACTTCGGGCCAGTGCGGCGCCAGCCTACCTCGGCATGTGCCGCACCGAGTTCAACAGAACTGTTCGCCCCTACGTCCGGGAATTCCGTATCGGGGTGCAGGGCATCGGCTTCGATCGAGAGGAACTGGACGCCTGGGCCGACGCCTACATCGACCAGGCCAGCATTGAAAAGGAAGGTGCCACGGGACATGATCACCCCCGCAGCGAGCGCCAAGGAGAAAAACCATGGCGCAAAAAACCATTAGCGGCCTCTACCAAAGGAACGGGATCTGGCACATCGACAAGGTCTTCAGGGGTCAGCGAATTCAGGAAAGCACTGGATCAAGCGACAGGAAGGAGGCGGAGCAATACCTGATACACAAGCTGGAAAAGCTGCGCGAGCAGAAGATCTACGGCGTACGCAGGATAAGAACCTGGAGGGAAGCAGCCACCCGTTATCTGGTTGAGTACAAGGACCAACCCTCGATTGGGCTTACTGCCATCTATCTGGAGCAGTTGGACCCGTATATCGGGGACACCCCCGTCACTCACATCGATGATGAAACGCTGGCCCCGTACATCAAGGATCGCTTGAAGCCCAGCAAAACTACCGACGGCAAGGTGAAGCGCGGGGTTTCTTACCGGACGGTGAACATCGCCCTGGAGCGTGTCATACGCATCCTCAATCTTTGCGCCAGGAAATGGCGCGACGAGCATAAGCGTCCCTGGCTCGATGTAGTGCCGATGATCACCAAGCTGGAGGAAAAAAAAACCAGGCGTTCTCCCTATCCGCTGTCCTGGGAAGAGCAATCGATTCTATTCGCCGAATTGCCTGATCACTTGCGCCGCATGGCGCTTTACAAGGTGAACAGCGGCTCGCGCGAACAGGAAGTCGTGAAATTGCGCTGGGACTGGGAAATACAGGTTCCAGAGCTCAAGACCAGCGTCTTCCTCATACCTGCCGATTTTGGTGGCCGGCATGAGAGTTCGGGGGTCAAGAACGGCGACGAGCGTTTGGTGGTGCTGAACAGCGTGGCGAAATCCATCATCGAGGGGCAGCGTGGCCTGGATCCGGTTTGGGTGTTCCCTTACGGGATGCCCGACCAGAATGGCAAGGCGATGCCGGTCCACCGGATGAACGACTCGGCCTGGAAGAAAGCCAGGGTGCGGGCAGCAAAGAAATTTCAGGAGAAGTTT comes from the Pseudomonas sp. TCU-HL1 genome and includes:
- a CDS encoding tyrosine-type recombinase/integrase, which gives rise to MAQKTISGLYQRNGIWHIDKVFRGQRIQESTGSSDRKEAEQYLIHKLEKLREQKIYGVRRIRTWREAATRYLVEYKDQPSIGLTAIYLEQLDPYIGDTPVTHIDDETLAPYIKDRLKPSKTTDGKVKRGVSYRTVNIALERVIRILNLCARKWRDEHKRPWLDVVPMITKLEEKKTRRSPYPLSWEEQSILFAELPDHLRRMALYKVNSGSREQEVVKLRWDWEIQVPELKTSVFLIPADFGGRHESSGVKNGDERLVVLNSVAKSIIEGQRGLDPVWVFPYGMPDQNGKAMPVHRMNDSAWKKARVRAAKKFQEKFLRPAPPGFASIRVHDLKHTFGRRLRAAGVTEEDRKALLGHKNGSITSHYSAAELGKLIDEANKISATDSRGPVLTILRRKAG